In the genome of Candidatus Omnitrophota bacterium, the window CCATTTTCGGAGAGGGAGACGGGCTTCAAACCGCGCTTTTCCAGTTGATGATAAGCGTCTTGGCGTCCATTGGCCTCGATGCGTCCATCGGCCAAAACGCCGTCCATTTGCAAAGCGCGGTAATAAAAGATCGCCATGATTCGTTCAACTCCGTCCTATTGGAGCAGTAATTCCATTTCCCTCTCCGGAATAAGCAAAAGAATGCCCATTGCGATAAACCGGTTCGTTGACTTTCTCGTCCTTCGTTACCCGCAATACCTCGTCCACAGTGGTTGCGCCTTCGGCTACCAGCCGCCAACCGTCTTCGCTCAAAAAACGCAAACCATTGCGGCGGGCGGCTTCACGAATCTCGCCTGAAGAACAATCCTTCAGAATCATCTGCCGGATTTCATCGTTCAGCTCCATCAGTTCGAATACGCCCCGCCGTCCGTGATAACCGGTTTGACGGCAAAAACGGCATCCAACGGGCCGATAGAGCGGTTGTTCGGGCGGCATCCCGATCTTATCGCGGTAATATTTCGCCTTGGCCGATCGGTCCTCCTCTTTGCAATGAGGGCAAAGGACGCGCACCAGCCGTTGAGCCAGCACCGATTCCAGAGACGAAGCCACGAGGTATGGTTCCACGCCCATATCCACCAGACGGGTCAATGCGCCTGGCGCGTCGTTGGTGTGGAGGGTGGAAAATACTAAGTGGCCCGTCAAGGAGGCTTGGACGGCGATTTGAGCCGTTTCCGCATCGCGGATTTCGCCGATGAGCAGAACGTCGGGGTCGTGGCGCAGTATCGCCCGCAAGCCGCGGGCGAAGGTCAATCCCGATTTTTCCGAAACCTGGATTTGGTTGACGCCCCGGATGTGATACTCGATGGGATCCTCAATGGTGATGATTTTGCGCGAGGCGTCGTTAATTTCGTTGAGAGCGGAATAGAGCGTAGTCGTCTTGCCGCTGCCAGTCGGCCCCGTAACCAACACGATGCCATGAGGCAGCTGGAGCAAATCCTTGAATAAACAAAGTTCCCGCTCGCCCATGCCCAATTCCGCCAGGTTCATCAGAGAGGCGTCCTGCCGCAGCAGCCGCATGACTACCGCCTCGCCGTGCAGCATGGGGATGACGGAAACGCGCACATCCACCTCGTGATCGACCAGCCGGATTTTGATGCGTCCGTCCTGCGGCAGCCGCTTTTCGGCGATGTCGAGATGGCTGAGAATTTTGACGCGGGAGACGATCGCGGGTTGAAAGCGTTTGATCTGGGCGGGGACGGGAACATCCTGCAGTACGCCGTCGATGCGGTAGCGGATGCGCAATTCGTCCTCGAACGGCTCCAAGTGGATATCCGTGGATCGCAGCGCGATGGCGTCGCCGAGAACCTGGTTGACGAAGCGTACGATGGAGGCGTCTCCCGCCGCGTTTTCCAGATCGGCGTCTTCATCCTTGTTTTCGTCTACGACTTGCAGCGTGGATTCCTCTTCCAACGTGCCGAGGGTGTCCGCGCCGACGCCGAGGCGTTTTTTCATCTCCCGCTGAATAGCTTCGCAAGGCGCCAGCACGGGAACGATTTTCATCCCCGTCAATAATTTAAGCGCATCCATCCCCTCGGCGTCGTACAAACGGCTGACGGCGGCTTCTACGACTCCATTCTTGCGCTGCAGGGGCAGTATCTCGTGCTTGAGCAAAACCCGGGCGGGAAATAGCGACAACAGTTGCCGATCCGGCTCTACGTCTTCCAGATCCGTGTAAGAAATTCCATACTCTTTCGCCAGCCATCGGAGAACGTCTTCCTCCGATTGCGCCGCCGCTTTTCCCGCCGCGGTTTCTTGGTTCAAGACTTCCACGTCTACGGACGAGATTTGTTTGGCCTCGATCATCTTTTTTAACAATTCGTTCATGTCGTCCGCTCCGCGTTTACACTCGTTCTTTCCGTCAATCGCTTGGGTGCAGGACTATTCTAACATGCCCATTAAAACCAGCGTTGCTTCCTGCTTGAGGGTCAGGACTTGCACTAATTCTTCCCGCGCTTTTTGCAATTCCGCCGCTTTTTTCTTACGGGCATCGCGAAGAGCGGTGAGTTTCGCCTTGATTTCATCTTGGGATGGATTGCTGGAATCTAACACGGCTTGCAGCGCTTCCATCTCCGGATCCGGTTGGCCGAAACCTCGCCGTCCTTGTCTCTGTTGATCTTGCCCTTGGGGTTGATCTTGCCCTTGCGGTCTCTGACGTCCCATTCCCAGTCCTCCCGGCCCGCCCATGAAGCGCATCCGTCCGCCCATGGATTCGCGTTGCAGGGTCATGACCTTCTCTACTAGCGGGCTAATGGCTTTCCATTCCTCGTCTGTCGCTTTTAGCGCGTCTTTGTAGCGTTCCTGCATCATCTGCTGTAACTGCGCCGGATCGAATCTCTGACCGCCGGGGCCGCCTGGATCCTGCGCCAGAACGACTATGGATCCCGCCAGCAGCAACAATGCCATTCCGCCGATCGTTACTTTTCCCATGCTCTTGTTCATTTGGGTCATCCTCCGATTGGTATGGATTTAGTTTTACGCGCAGGAGAATTGTTTTTCTCCTATGCGTACGCTTAGAAACAGCAAGGGCTAAGCCAATATGATAAGTTATAGATTAGTAAGTAGTTACGAATATTCGGCGCGCATTTTTTTAACGAAAAGCTTCGATAAGGCGCGCAAAATTTGCGCGCCTCTTGCGGGATTGGATAGAAGGACTTGGATTTCTGCGCCGGTTTATTAATCTGTAGAGAAAACCAAAAACGTCCATAACGATTTTCAAACTATGGACGCTTCACAAGACTGATTCAACGTACTTGAAAACGAATCTAATCCGCTTTATTGGCTTCATCGATGCGTAAAAAAACGATTTCGCCCACCTTTTCCGTTGAAAGAAAATAGTGCATTCGTTTGACTCCAACCGCCGTATCGATGTCTTGATAGGCAGGTTGCCTTAAATAGCTTTTTCCCGTGGCGTGCGTTTCCATTATTAATTTGCGAATGGCGCAGGCTTTGCAATGAACGGTATTTCCGCAACCTTCCGGCTGGGATGCGTTGATGCATTCCATCACGTCTCCGGGAGCATAATCTTCTATAACGTCAATATCTTTCTTTAATGCCTCGCAAGCCATTCTATTAGCCGTTTTGACGATCCCTTGATCGTCGACCAAAAGAACCGGAGCTTCAATCATATCAAGAAAGGACGATAAATGTTGTCTTCTCCCTGCCATCATAGATCGGGCGCAGGGGAGACATATTCCATGAGTGATCAATCCATCGGAGCCGCCTGTTTCGCCCATTTCTTTTCCGCACCAAGCGCAGATTCTTTTCATTCGCAGCATCCTTTTTCCTGTAAAATGAGCTACTTATATAAACATTCCTTATAGATGGAATCATCCTTTTCTTCCATACGATCTAAATTTTAATCATTGATTCTCAATATGACGAATTCGCCCACCTTCTCAGTCGATAGGGATAAAGCAATCTGTTTGACTCCTTCAGGCATCATGATATCTTGGTAAGCCGGTCGTCCTAAAATGCTCTTTCCCGTCGCATACGTTTCATTGACCACTAGTCGAATAGTGCAGGCTTTGCAATGGACGGTTTTTCCGCATCCTCCCGGTTGGGAAGCATAAACGCATTCAATAGCCTCCCCGCCAAAGTATCCCTCGATCTCGCGTAAATCTTTCCCTAAAGCCTTACGCGCCAGATTATTGGCGATTTTGACAACGACGTTATCGTCTACTAAAAGAATTGGAAATTCGAACTTATTAAGATAGGCCCGCAGACTCCTCTTTTTGGAAAAAGCGATATTTTGAACGCATGAGGCGCATATTCCATGCGTGATTATTTCTTCGGAGCCTTCCGCCTCTCCCATTTCTTTCCCGCACCAGGCGCAGATTCTTATCATCACCTTACCCTATATCAAAGAGAATATTACTGCGCCGATTTCTTCAATTTCACAATAGCGCTCTGAAAACTCCCCCTGACGAACCAGGGGATGCCGTAATTCATCAACGCGGCGCCGGAAGCTTTGCCGCCGCGTCCGCCGGACAGTTCGTAAACCGCGTTTGGCTCGAGGCCGCGCAGGCGGACGGTTTGTTCGTCACGGCTGGTGGGCGCAGCGCCTTCGCGGTTTTCGAAGAGGCTGTAGAGGAAGAGGACGGCTTCCGATCCGTCACGGTTGACGTATTCCACAGCGGCGCGGTTGCGCTCGAAGGGGGAAATAAGCCGATGGCAAATCCCATCCTGAACCAGCGGGCGGATTTCCTTATATTCGGCGATGAATTTCGCCGCCTCGGCGCATTCTTCCTTCGTCCATTTAGTCAAATCCATGCCAATGCCTAGCACGCCGCTCATGGAAGAATGGAAGCGGAATGGCAGCGACGGTTTGACATGATGCCAATCCTCATCGGTGATCCAGGCGACCATCAGTTTCGCCGGAAAGGCGTGCAGAAAGCCGTATTGGATTTCAACGCGGTCGGCGGGGTCGGTGTTGTCGCTGGTCCAGATTTGATCCATAAGGGAATATATCCCCAAATCGTTGCGCCCGCCGCCGCCGGAGCATACCTCGAAGAGAACGTCGGGAAAGCGCTTTTCCAAATCGGCGATTAATTGATATAAATTGAGAGTATAACGGATGCGGACTTCGCGCTGGGTTTCAGGATCGGCGGCAGGCCAGCCGGGATCGGTGAGAGGCCGGTTGCGGTCCCACTTGACGAAGCGTATGTTGTTTTCGCTCAAAAGCGCGCTCAACGATTCGTAGAGATAGGCGCAAACGTCTTTGCGCGCCAGGTTGAGCATCAGCTGATTGCGTCCTTCATGGCGAACGCGCTTAGGATAGTAAAAAACCCAATCGGGATGGGCGCGATAGAGATCGCTGTCGGGATTAACCATCTCCGGCTCCACCCAGAGGCCGAAATCCAAGCCTAGATCGTTGATCTTTTGGATCATGGGTTGAAGACCGTTGGGGAATTTATTCTTGTCCACCGTCCAATCGCCCAGACCGGCGCGATCGTCATTGCGGCCTTTGAACCAACCGTCGTCGATGACGAAGAGTTCCACGCCAATCTCCTTGGCGGATTTGGCCAGGGCCAATTGCTGTTCTTCGTTTACGTTAAACGTGGTGGCGTACCAGCTGTTGTAAAGCACCGGCCGCATCGCATCGCGGAAAGCGGGGCGCATAACGTCGCGCTTAATGTATTCGTGCATCCGCAGCGAGGCGCCGCCCAATCCGTCGGGAGCGTATCCGAATACGATTTTCGGCGTCGCAAATTCCTCGCCGGGATCGAGCGTCCAGGACGAATCCCAAAAGTTAATCCCGCCGCAAATTTGCACGTCCCCCCATAAGACTTTCTCGAAATCGAGGCGCCAGTTGCCGCTCCAGGCCAGGCTGCCGAACCAGACGCCGCCCGACGTTTCGGATATCTCCTCGGCGGGCGCCGCGGCGAACCAGGGTGGATTTTCATGCCCAACGAAATCCCGCTGCTGGATCGTTTTGACTCCCGGCGTCAGGCGAGCGCGTTGCAGCATGAACTCCCGCCCCCATTGCCCGCTGAGATGAAAGAGATCGTATTCGCCTTTAGGCAACTGAATGGAACCTGATTGCGCATTTTCAATCAGGATTTTTTCTTCTCCCGCATTTTTCAATACCAGCCATTTTTCCAAAATATCCTTCTCGGCGATTACGCGGATATAGGAAGAGACGCGTAGGCCGTATTCGGGATCTTTCAGATCGATGCGCAGCGCGGGGCGGCCATCGATCTCCAGGATGGCGGAGGATTGATAGATTAAATCCGCGTCGCGCGTATGATCGGCATAAACCACTTCCACCGCGGGAATTTGACGGACATAACCGCCTCGGAAAGGAACTTCGCGCACGGCGCTGCCGACTTTGGGATTCACCTTAAGCGGAGCGCCGTCCAATTCCAGGAAATTCGCTGTAGGACCATAATAAATAGGAATTACGGCGCCATCGCTGGCTATGGCGGTTTGATAGGTGGAAGAATTCGTTTGAATAATCCACCCCTGAGGATTGTTCGTTGGGGTAATCACATCGGCGCCGATCGGCGAGATAAAGATAACGCATGTTAGAAAAAAAGCGTACTTTCGAAACATAAAAAATCCTCCCTGGACAAGTAAGATGCTTCATTATTGCAAGACCGGCATTGAAAGAAAGGGAGGATGGAGAAACTTCGATTTTCCTCAAGTCTTTTTCGCGGAACTTTACATCTTTCCATGCAGGCCAATAATTCATTGTATCGCCGGGAAATGTTAATGAGAATTTTTTTTAAAAATTGTCGAATATTCGGCGTGAAACGATTGCATAGAAAGGATCGTCGAGATGAATAGCCTGCGCCGCCGGGCCGCCGCATCGCTGGCAGGATTCGCCCTAGTTTTCTGCGTCTTTGCCATAACCGCCAACGCGAGGCTATGGCGCCATGAGGGACTGCTTATCGACAGTCTCGACATGACGTATATCCAAGAACATTTGAATCGGGAGCCGTGGAAAAGCGCTTGGGAGGATTTGCAAAAACGCTGCCAAGACGAGACGGAAATAGCTCCCGAACGCGAATTCCCCCTTTTATACGATCGAATCGCCGCTTTGAGCGTCCGATGCGCCATCCAAAAGCAATCCGGCGACGTCAAGCGGCTTGTGCAGGCGATGAAGGCATTGCAGAGCTATTCCCAAGAGCGCAGCGGCTCCGCCTTGAACGATATTCTTCTCGGCGCCATCGCTTTTGAAAACATCCGGCAAAACGAAGCAACGCCGCCCGATTTTCAAAAAGATATTCAGCAATGGCTCGCTCAGGCGCGTTTGGAATCGTCCGAAAACGATCCTTGGCTGGCGCCTGTCCGCATGGCTGTAGGCGTTGTCAACGAAAATGAGCCTCTTTACCAACAAGGGGAACAGGTTTTTATCGATCTATTGAAAAATCAATACAACGACGACGGCTCGCCTCGAGAATCCTTGCCGTTGGAAGTTCAAGTCAATAGGATTTCTCCGCTTCTGATCGCGGCGGAAATCGCCAACCATCACAGCGACCTATTCTACGGCAACGATCTTTATCACTACTCCTTCGGACCCAAAAATCTGCATCGCCTTTGCGTCTATCTTTTCGGTGAATGGAAGAAAAATCGAGAAGTCAAGCTTGATCGTTGGGGTTGGCTGGAGTTAGCGGCGAAAACCTACGGCGAACCCGAATGGCTCAATGCTATCGGCCAACTCCGTCCCATCTTCGACAACTGGTTCGGCGGCCCCGTAACGCTGACTCACGCCCGGCAGTTAGAAACGGGCTTGCTGGATTTCGGCCTTGCTCCCGACGGCTTCTTTTGGTTGTACAATAAAAAAGACTTGACCGGCTGGCAATATTCCGCCCGCAAGCCGCATAATATCGATCCCAACGATTTTTACGTCGAAGACGGCGTCTTTTATACGAAGGGCGCCAGCGATCATTGGTTGATGACCGACCGCATGTACGATTATTTCATCCTGCGCCTAGAATACCGCATCGGCGTTGGCAGCAACAGCGGCATCCTGATTTGGGCGCCCATTCCCGGCCGCCCCTCCAAAGCGGGATTCGAAGTCCAACTGCTCGACGACGCCGGACAGCCGCCCAAGATCAACGGCTCCGGTTCGCTCTATAATGTCGTTGCTCCCACAACAAATGCTCAAAAACCAGCAGGAGAATGGAACGAAGTAGAAATTACTTGCGACAATCCCCATCTGAAGGTTAAGTTGAACGGCCAAATAGTGCAAGATATCAATCTCGACCAATTTCCGGAGACGCAGGGGCATCGCCGCCGCGGCTATATCGGCTTGCAGGATCATTCTCACAAGGTAGCTTTCCGCAACGTGCGGATTCAATGCCTGCTCCCCGCCGAGCTGCGACGACAATAATGTAGAAGAGCCATCTTGGCTCTTAACATATTTTATTAAAAAAGAGCCTGGAAAGCTCTTCTACCAAGGATTCGTATGAAAAAAGAAACTCTGCGCGTTAAAACTCATTCTCGGACAGATTTCGTTCCGCTGGCGAAGCAAGTTCAAGATGTGGTGACTAAAATGGGCGTGCGCGACGGCGTCTGTACGCTCTATGTCCCTCATAC includes:
- a CDS encoding DUF1080 domain-containing protein — encoded protein: MNSLRRRAAASLAGFALVFCVFAITANARLWRHEGLLIDSLDMTYIQEHLNREPWKSAWEDLQKRCQDETEIAPEREFPLLYDRIAALSVRCAIQKQSGDVKRLVQAMKALQSYSQERSGSALNDILLGAIAFENIRQNEATPPDFQKDIQQWLAQARLESSENDPWLAPVRMAVGVVNENEPLYQQGEQVFIDLLKNQYNDDGSPRESLPLEVQVNRISPLLIAAEIANHHSDLFYGNDLYHYSFGPKNLHRLCVYLFGEWKKNREVKLDRWGWLELAAKTYGEPEWLNAIGQLRPIFDNWFGGPVTLTHARQLETGLLDFGLAPDGFFWLYNKKDLTGWQYSARKPHNIDPNDFYVEDGVFYTKGASDHWLMTDRMYDYFILRLEYRIGVGSNSGILIWAPIPGRPSKAGFEVQLLDDAGQPPKINGSGSLYNVVAPTTNAQKPAGEWNEVEITCDNPHLKVKLNGQIVQDINLDQFPETQGHRRRGYIGLQDHSHKVAFRNVRIQCLLPAELRRQ
- a CDS encoding alpha-galactosidase, which encodes MFRKYAFFLTCVIFISPIGADVITPTNNPQGWIIQTNSSTYQTAIASDGAVIPIYYGPTANFLELDGAPLKVNPKVGSAVREVPFRGGYVRQIPAVEVVYADHTRDADLIYQSSAILEIDGRPALRIDLKDPEYGLRVSSYIRVIAEKDILEKWLVLKNAGEEKILIENAQSGSIQLPKGEYDLFHLSGQWGREFMLQRARLTPGVKTIQQRDFVGHENPPWFAAAPAEEISETSGGVWFGSLAWSGNWRLDFEKVLWGDVQICGGINFWDSSWTLDPGEEFATPKIVFGYAPDGLGGASLRMHEYIKRDVMRPAFRDAMRPVLYNSWYATTFNVNEEQQLALAKSAKEIGVELFVIDDGWFKGRNDDRAGLGDWTVDKNKFPNGLQPMIQKINDLGLDFGLWVEPEMVNPDSDLYRAHPDWVFYYPKRVRHEGRNQLMLNLARKDVCAYLYESLSALLSENNIRFVKWDRNRPLTDPGWPAADPETQREVRIRYTLNLYQLIADLEKRFPDVLFEVCSGGGGRNDLGIYSLMDQIWTSDNTDPADRVEIQYGFLHAFPAKLMVAWITDEDWHHVKPSLPFRFHSSMSGVLGIGMDLTKWTKEECAEAAKFIAEYKEIRPLVQDGICHRLISPFERNRAAVEYVNRDGSEAVLFLYSLFENREGAAPTSRDEQTVRLRGLEPNAVYELSGGRGGKASGAALMNYGIPWFVRGSFQSAIVKLKKSAQ
- a CDS encoding GspE/PulE family protein, translating into MNELLKKMIEAKQISSVDVEVLNQETAAGKAAAQSEEDVLRWLAKEYGISYTDLEDVEPDRQLLSLFPARVLLKHEILPLQRKNGVVEAAVSRLYDAEGMDALKLLTGMKIVPVLAPCEAIQREMKKRLGVGADTLGTLEEESTLQVVDENKDEDADLENAAGDASIVRFVNQVLGDAIALRSTDIHLEPFEDELRIRYRIDGVLQDVPVPAQIKRFQPAIVSRVKILSHLDIAEKRLPQDGRIKIRLVDHEVDVRVSVIPMLHGEAVVMRLLRQDASLMNLAELGMGERELCLFKDLLQLPHGIVLVTGPTGSGKTTTLYSALNEINDASRKIITIEDPIEYHIRGVNQIQVSEKSGLTFARGLRAILRHDPDVLLIGEIRDAETAQIAVQASLTGHLVFSTLHTNDAPGALTRLVDMGVEPYLVASSLESVLAQRLVRVLCPHCKEEDRSAKAKYYRDKIGMPPEQPLYRPVGCRFCRQTGYHGRRGVFELMELNDEIRQMILKDCSSGEIREAARRNGLRFLSEDGWRLVAEGATTVDEVLRVTKDEKVNEPVYRNGHSFAYSGEGNGITAPIGRS